The Parvularculales bacterium genome has a segment encoding these proteins:
- a CDS encoding dihydroneopterin aldolase, translating into MTQTEKTKVPHALNTLNKFGTCPIVDGQRGVAHVFIRDLVVEAQIGIHDYEQGWWQPVCININMATQEIKSPEQEKHFEDVVCYETLAERIRVLAVRKHVALVEELAEDIAALCLEDARVLMVRVRVEKPKAIEQATAAGVEIERFSPHPENYSEAEEAPLKSNS; encoded by the coding sequence ATGACGCAAACGGAGAAAACAAAGGTGCCCCACGCTCTTAATACACTCAACAAATTTGGCACATGCCCTATCGTCGATGGACAACGTGGGGTGGCTCATGTTTTCATTCGTGACCTTGTTGTAGAGGCTCAGATTGGTATCCATGATTACGAACAAGGCTGGTGGCAGCCGGTTTGTATCAATATCAATATGGCAACGCAGGAGATAAAATCGCCGGAGCAGGAGAAGCATTTTGAGGATGTTGTGTGCTACGAGACTCTTGCCGAGCGCATTCGTGTGCTGGCTGTTCGGAAGCATGTGGCACTGGTGGAGGAACTTGCGGAGGACATCGCTGCCTTGTGCCTGGAGGATGCGCGAGTGCTAATGGTCAGAGTGCGTGTGGAAAAACCCAAAGCTATAGAGCAAGCCACCGCCGCCGGTGTCGAGATTGAGCGTTTTTCGCCCCATCCAGAAAATTACTCGGAGGCGGAGGAAGCACCTCTGAAATCAAATAGCTAA
- the uvrC gene encoding excinuclease ABC subunit UvrC, translating to MDSNTQKTPTDTALALTGPDLIAEKVKTLPDTPGVYRMIGSDGTTLYVGKARHLKHRVASYAKLSGHSNRIARMIVLTASMEFITTQTEADALLLEANLIKRLKPRFNVLMRDDKSFPFILITDDHPAPRIVKHRGVRNCSGDYFGPFASVTSVNHTLEILQRAFLLRTCSDSVYASRTRPCLLHQIKRCSAPCTGHTNLDDYGSLVHEAREFLSGKSHRIQNNLSRLMSDASQAQDYEQAAIYRDRIYALTKIQSTQGINPASLTEADVFASHQNGGRTCIQVFFFRAGQNWGNRAWFPRHDRALNSASVMDAFLAQFYENRPPPRLILLDRPIHRQSLLAEALSLRAGRRINITTPQRGEKRALTLYARDNACMALERYLAETSSQYKLLEAVTQVFNLPNIPQRIEVYDNSHTQGSHPVGGMIVAGPEGFIRNQYRRFNIRNTDDIPGDDYAMIREVFTRRFKLLLQEEPNSKGTSGHTPRPDLVLIDGGAGHLSTARAVMNELALSDIPLIAIAKGSQRNAGEERFFMKGNKVFSLPPRSPALYYLQRLRDEAHRFAISGHRARRRKTITENLLDEVPGIGTHRKRILLHHFGSARAVKDAASADLAAVKGISTRLAQAIHDYFHDAQT from the coding sequence ATGGACTCTAACACACAAAAAACACCTACTGACACAGCACTAGCCTTAACGGGGCCAGATTTAATTGCCGAAAAAGTAAAAACCCTACCTGATACCCCTGGTGTCTACCGCATGATCGGTAGCGATGGGACAACTCTTTATGTAGGCAAAGCCCGCCACCTAAAACACAGAGTGGCGAGTTACGCCAAATTATCAGGTCATTCTAACCGTATCGCTCGCATGATTGTGTTAACGGCCTCAATGGAGTTCATTACTACCCAAACTGAAGCCGATGCTCTTCTCTTAGAGGCCAATCTCATCAAGCGATTGAAACCGCGTTTCAACGTTTTGATGCGAGATGATAAATCCTTCCCGTTTATTCTTATCACTGATGATCACCCTGCTCCTCGCATTGTCAAACACAGAGGTGTACGTAATTGCTCAGGTGACTATTTCGGCCCCTTTGCCTCTGTTACTTCCGTCAATCACACGCTGGAAATCTTGCAACGAGCATTTTTGTTGCGTACTTGCTCTGATTCTGTTTATGCCTCCCGCACCCGCCCGTGTCTTCTTCACCAAATCAAGCGATGTAGTGCCCCATGCACAGGACATACCAACCTTGATGATTATGGCTCACTTGTCCACGAGGCTCGAGAGTTTTTGAGTGGCAAGAGCCACCGTATTCAAAATAATTTATCACGCCTTATGAGCGATGCCAGCCAAGCCCAAGATTACGAACAAGCAGCTATATATCGGGACCGCATTTATGCGCTTACAAAAATCCAATCTACCCAAGGCATCAACCCCGCCTCCCTAACAGAGGCCGATGTTTTCGCATCCCACCAAAATGGCGGTCGAACATGCATCCAAGTATTTTTTTTCCGAGCCGGTCAAAATTGGGGCAACCGAGCATGGTTTCCCCGCCACGACCGTGCCCTAAACAGCGCCAGCGTCATGGATGCGTTCCTAGCACAATTTTACGAAAACCGACCACCCCCGCGCCTTATCTTGCTTGACCGCCCCATCCATAGGCAGTCACTTTTAGCAGAAGCGTTGTCCCTACGCGCCGGACGCCGCATCAACATCACTACCCCCCAGCGCGGAGAAAAACGCGCCCTCACCCTGTACGCCCGCGATAACGCTTGCATGGCTCTAGAGCGCTACCTTGCAGAAACATCCAGTCAGTACAAGCTTCTAGAGGCCGTAACTCAAGTTTTTAATCTGCCCAATATCCCACAGCGTATTGAAGTCTACGATAACAGCCATACTCAGGGGTCACATCCCGTCGGGGGCATGATTGTTGCCGGACCAGAAGGGTTCATAAGAAACCAATACAGACGCTTTAACATTCGCAACACCGATGACATCCCTGGTGATGATTACGCCATGATAAGAGAAGTCTTCACCCGCCGATTCAAACTACTTCTTCAAGAAGAGCCAAACTCTAAAGGAACAAGCGGCCATACCCCCCGACCCGATTTGGTCCTCATCGATGGCGGCGCAGGCCACCTAAGCACCGCCCGTGCAGTTATGAATGAATTAGCCTTAAGCGACATCCCCCTCATTGCCATCGCCAAAGGCTCCCAACGCAATGCTGGAGAGGAGCGCTTTTTCATGAAAGGCAACAAGGTCTTCTCGCTACCGCCGCGCTCACCGGCCCTTTATTATCTGCAACGCCTTCGAGATGAGGCCCATCGTTTTGCTATTAGTGGCCATCGCGCCCGCCGTCGCAAGACCATCACAGAAAATCTCCTTGATGAGGTCCCCGGCATCGGAACACACCGCAAACGTATTCTACTACATCATTTTGGCTCGGCGCGGGCGGTAAAAGACGCTGCATCCGCAGATCTTGCTGCCGTCAAAGGCATCAGCACCCGCCTCGCACAGGCTATCCATGATTATTTCCATGATGCGCAAACTTAA
- a CDS encoding ATP-binding protein gives MNVVTRRIKRLLPKDLLGRSLVTIIAPMIILQAVVAFVFMERYWESVTKKLSRTAVQELAVIADLYDENVTDNTTLKETEIYNTTRQIQNITAKLGYSITFNKGEMLPSVSEIPIIPLLHLSLSRELREIVRRPFWLNTTNQENDVDIRIFLADGTVMGVRMPRSRVYATNSHIFIIWMVVTSCILICIAVIFQRNQLKPIQRLAHAADALGKGQNIEDIKLGGATEIRRATLAFIIMKNRIDRHIQQRTNMLAGVSHDLRTPLTRFKLELAMLENKVDVSALRRDAEEMEKMLEAYLAFAQDGQEEQTRWLDLTALLNDVVITTQRKKETSITIDAEASMMISGRQNALTRCFTNIVSNGCDYGSIVAITAVKQNDRLTITLDDDGPGIPIDQRENVFRPFHKLDEARNQDRLGVGLGLTIARDIIRLHGGDIKLDTSPLGGLRVQINLSG, from the coding sequence ATGAACGTTGTTACCAGACGTATCAAACGTCTTCTCCCCAAAGACCTCTTAGGGCGTTCCCTTGTTACCATCATTGCCCCTATGATTATTCTACAGGCGGTCGTCGCTTTTGTTTTTATGGAGCGCTATTGGGAAAGTGTCACAAAAAAACTATCAAGAACCGCTGTTCAGGAGCTGGCGGTTATTGCGGACCTCTATGATGAAAACGTAACTGACAATACAACCCTCAAAGAGACAGAGATCTACAATACCACTCGCCAGATTCAGAATATCACTGCTAAACTAGGCTATAGCATCACCTTTAACAAGGGTGAGATGTTACCGTCTGTTTCAGAAATTCCTATTATTCCTCTCCTACACTTATCTCTAAGCCGCGAGTTAAGAGAAATTGTGCGGCGCCCCTTCTGGCTAAACACCACCAACCAAGAAAATGATGTAGACATACGTATCTTTCTGGCAGATGGTACCGTGATGGGCGTTCGTATGCCCCGTAGTCGTGTCTATGCCACCAACTCCCATATTTTCATTATCTGGATGGTAGTGACCTCATGTATCCTTATTTGTATCGCAGTTATTTTTCAGCGTAATCAACTCAAACCTATTCAACGTTTGGCTCATGCCGCAGATGCTCTAGGCAAGGGGCAAAACATAGAGGATATTAAACTCGGCGGCGCTACAGAAATTCGACGCGCCACGCTGGCCTTCATCATCATGAAAAACCGCATTGACCGCCACATTCAACAGCGCACCAATATGCTAGCCGGTGTTAGTCATGATTTACGCACTCCCTTAACCCGCTTCAAACTGGAGTTGGCAATGCTGGAGAATAAAGTAGACGTCTCCGCTCTGCGTCGTGACGCAGAGGAAATGGAAAAAATGTTAGAGGCCTATTTGGCCTTTGCCCAAGACGGGCAAGAAGAACAAACACGCTGGTTAGACCTTACTGCTCTGCTGAACGATGTGGTTATCACCACCCAGCGCAAAAAAGAAACATCTATTACTATTGACGCAGAAGCCTCTATGATGATTTCCGGTAGACAAAATGCCCTAACACGCTGTTTTACCAACATTGTGAGCAATGGGTGTGATTATGGAAGCATTGTTGCCATTACAGCAGTCAAGCAAAACGATAGACTAACCATTACCCTTGATGATGATGGCCCGGGTATCCCTATAGACCAGCGAGAGAATGTTTTCCGCCCCTTTCACAAGCTGGATGAAGCCCGTAACCAAGACAGGCTTGGCGTGGGGTTGGGTCTTACTATTGCACGCGATATCATCCGCCTACACGGGGGAGATATTAAGTTAGACACCTCGCCCCTTGGCGGGTTGCGGGTTCAGATAAACTTGTCAGGGTAG
- a CDS encoding molybdenum cofactor biosynthesis protein MoaE → MIYIQRDVFNVQEALSSITEGRCDIGGIGLFMGVVRDMNAGRPITQMVLEHYPGMTEKTLARMEAEARQRWVLDDCLIIHRYGLLTLGDPIVLIITAAKQRQPAIEACAFLADTLKVQAPFWKQESDGEHKRWVDSRPEDHAAAERWEKP, encoded by the coding sequence ATGATTTATATCCAGCGTGATGTTTTTAACGTTCAAGAGGCACTATCCAGCATCACAGAGGGACGATGTGATATTGGTGGCATTGGCTTATTTATGGGAGTTGTACGGGACATGAACGCTGGGCGACCCATAACCCAGATGGTGCTAGAGCATTATCCAGGCATGACTGAAAAGACGTTGGCGAGGATGGAAGCGGAAGCCCGTCAACGTTGGGTGTTAGATGACTGCCTGATTATTCACCGCTATGGGTTATTGACTCTGGGAGACCCCATTGTTCTGATTATTACCGCAGCCAAACAGCGACAGCCAGCCATAGAGGCTTGCGCCTTTTTAGCAGATACTCTCAAAGTTCAAGCACCGTTCTGGAAACAGGAAAGTGATGGAGAACATAAACGCTGGGTTGACAGCCGTCCCGAAGATCATGCAGCTGCCGAGCGGTGGGAAAAACCATAA
- the moaD gene encoding molybdopterin converting factor subunit 1 yields the protein MTTSVKILYFSWLREKMGRSEETLALPSGVHTPEALMALLAERDERGAVAFADISFVHIAVDQNYAELDTLIEHAEEIAFFPPVTGG from the coding sequence ATGACCACCTCAGTGAAAATTCTCTATTTTTCGTGGCTCCGAGAGAAGATGGGACGCTCCGAAGAAACTCTAGCATTACCTAGTGGTGTGCACACGCCAGAGGCACTAATGGCTCTGTTGGCGGAGCGTGATGAACGAGGAGCGGTGGCTTTTGCTGATATATCCTTCGTTCATATTGCCGTTGATCAAAACTATGCAGAACTGGACACGTTGATAGAGCATGCTGAAGAAATTGCGTTTTTTCCTCCTGTGACAGGCGGCTAG
- a CDS encoding branched-chain amino acid aminotransferase, with protein MSQEGFDDRLGYIWFDGALVSWRDAQIPVLSHGLHYASCVFEGERAYAGKIFRLREHTLRLFESARMLGFEIPWEVEEVDKACCDMLVEQQISDGYVRPVAWRGSEMMGVSAQNNTIHLAIAVWEWPSYFDPAERLKGIRLDIAEWRRPAPDMAPCFSKAAGLYMICTLSKHAAEAKGYADALMLDYRGFVAEATGANIFFVKDGVMHTPTPDCFLNGITRRAVIDLAHQQGVEIVERHIRLEEIDSFQECFITGTAAEVTPVSEIGPYRFETGALTKTMVGEYTRLILTENTT; from the coding sequence ATGTCTCAAGAAGGGTTTGATGATAGGCTGGGGTATATCTGGTTTGATGGCGCATTGGTTTCATGGCGTGATGCGCAGATTCCTGTTTTAAGTCACGGTCTGCATTATGCAAGTTGTGTTTTTGAGGGCGAGCGGGCCTACGCTGGTAAGATATTCCGTTTGCGAGAGCATACGTTGCGTTTGTTTGAGTCGGCAAGGATGCTTGGCTTTGAGATTCCTTGGGAAGTGGAGGAAGTTGATAAGGCCTGTTGCGATATGCTAGTTGAGCAGCAGATTAGTGATGGGTATGTGCGTCCGGTTGCGTGGCGGGGTAGCGAAATGATGGGAGTTTCGGCCCAGAACAACACAATTCACTTAGCCATTGCGGTATGGGAGTGGCCATCTTATTTTGACCCGGCGGAGCGTCTGAAAGGGATACGTTTAGATATAGCTGAGTGGCGTCGTCCGGCGCCCGATATGGCTCCTTGCTTTAGCAAGGCGGCGGGGCTTTATATGATTTGCACGTTAAGTAAACACGCAGCCGAGGCGAAGGGTTATGCGGATGCCTTGATGCTGGACTACCGAGGGTTTGTTGCAGAAGCAACTGGCGCTAATATTTTCTTTGTTAAAGATGGCGTTATGCACACGCCGACCCCTGATTGTTTTCTTAACGGCATCACTCGTCGGGCAGTGATTGATTTAGCACACCAACAGGGTGTTGAGATTGTTGAGCGTCATATTAGACTGGAGGAGATAGACTCTTTTCAGGAATGCTTTATTACCGGTACAGCGGCTGAGGTAACGCCGGTTTCTGAAATTGGGCCGTACAGGTTTGAAACTGGGGCGCTTACAAAGACCATGGTGGGGGAATATACCCGACTGATATTGACAGAAAACACAACTTAG
- a CDS encoding MarR family transcriptional regulator encodes MADLKSSHLNPPPSRLLAEVENAEKRQEFVEISELLFFAYRDFTSDPDAILADFEFGRAHHRIIHFVGRHPGISVAALLDILTITKQSLARVLKQLTLEGFIEQKTGSRDRRQRLLHLTPEGIALERRLSTPQHERILHALSETTPHERATFRSILLKMVNKETHAKITKLFASGHIT; translated from the coding sequence ATGGCTGACCTAAAATCCTCCCATCTAAATCCACCCCCGAGCAGGCTCCTCGCAGAGGTGGAAAATGCGGAAAAACGTCAGGAATTTGTTGAAATAAGTGAACTTCTTTTTTTCGCATATCGAGATTTCACCAGCGACCCCGACGCTATTCTAGCTGATTTTGAGTTTGGTCGCGCCCACCATCGCATTATTCATTTTGTTGGCCGTCATCCAGGTATCTCCGTGGCAGCCCTTCTAGATATCCTTACCATCACCAAACAAAGCCTAGCACGAGTCCTCAAACAGCTTACCCTAGAAGGATTTATTGAACAAAAAACCGGCTCTCGTGACCGTCGCCAACGCTTGCTTCATCTCACTCCAGAGGGCATCGCCCTAGAACGCAGATTATCCACTCCCCAGCATGAACGTATCCTGCACGCTCTATCTGAAACCACTCCCCATGAGCGAGCTACTTTTCGATCTATCCTCCTGAAGATGGTAAACAAAGAAACTCACGCGAAAATTACAAAGCTATTTGCTTCCGGTCACATAACATGA
- a CDS encoding response regulator, translating to MNKPPSSPPTASSDVETAHILVIDDDQRIRDLLKRYLEEQGLRVTTAKDVTETEQRMVGLEFDLIVLDIMMPGEDGLSFAVRLKQKSSVPTLMLTARSEAQHRIDGLERGVDDYLGKPFEPRELFLRIQTILRRTREPNTIQMDGAPHAIRFGPFTFNVKQGTLMESGRKVYLTAGESQLLQQLAQTPDSILSRKALCAAGIGPSERSIDVQIARLRRKIEETPHKPTYLQTVRNAGYILKPDSIDMRGNKISTP from the coding sequence ATGAACAAGCCCCCTTCATCACCCCCTACGGCCAGCTCCGATGTAGAAACCGCTCATATTTTGGTGATTGATGACGACCAACGCATTCGGGATTTGCTGAAACGTTATCTAGAAGAACAGGGCTTGCGGGTTACCACAGCAAAAGATGTCACCGAAACGGAACAACGCATGGTAGGGCTTGAGTTTGACCTTATCGTGCTGGATATCATGATGCCTGGGGAAGATGGGTTGAGTTTTGCTGTTCGCCTGAAGCAGAAATCTTCTGTTCCTACCCTCATGTTGACAGCGCGTTCGGAAGCACAACACCGCATTGATGGCCTTGAGCGCGGCGTGGATGATTATCTGGGTAAACCTTTTGAGCCTCGTGAGTTGTTTTTGCGTATTCAAACCATATTGCGGCGCACACGAGAGCCTAACACTATACAGATGGATGGAGCACCCCATGCTATTCGGTTTGGGCCGTTCACATTCAACGTAAAGCAGGGCACCCTTATGGAAAGCGGGCGAAAAGTATATCTAACAGCTGGAGAGAGCCAACTCTTGCAACAATTGGCGCAAACGCCAGACAGTATCCTCAGCCGAAAGGCTTTATGCGCAGCGGGTATTGGCCCCTCAGAACGCTCCATTGATGTACAGATTGCTCGCTTACGCCGTAAAATAGAGGAAACCCCTCACAAACCAACCTATCTACAAACTGTGCGCAATGCCGGATATATTCTCAAACCTGATAGTATAGACATGAGAGGCAACAAGATAAGTACACCATGA
- the pgsA gene encoding CDP-diacylglycerol--glycerol-3-phosphate 3-phosphatidyltransferase, with translation MLTSLPNLLTYGRILLIPTMMTTFFIPADWARWVAFGLFVVASITDFLDGYLARVRQQHSSFGRMLDPIADKLLVATLLLMLVGQGTIAGLSILAAVVILCREILVSGLREYLGALQISVPVNLLSKWKTLIQLLAIGFLIPAPATDKLIAIKIINQDYSLFTGIGLTLLWIAALLTLYTGYDYWRSGIAYVIDEDGDS, from the coding sequence ATGCTGACCTCTCTTCCTAATTTGCTCACCTATGGTCGTATCCTCCTGATACCCACTATGATGACAACTTTTTTTATCCCCGCCGATTGGGCGCGCTGGGTGGCCTTTGGATTGTTTGTTGTTGCTAGCATTACTGACTTTCTGGATGGCTATCTAGCGCGTGTTCGCCAGCAACATTCTAGTTTCGGACGTATGCTAGACCCCATCGCTGATAAACTACTGGTGGCCACTTTGTTGCTGATGCTGGTAGGTCAGGGAACCATAGCAGGCTTATCAATTTTGGCCGCCGTGGTTATTTTATGTCGAGAGATTCTCGTATCTGGCTTGCGTGAATATCTGGGAGCATTACAGATAAGTGTACCTGTTAATTTACTCTCTAAGTGGAAAACTCTCATTCAGCTACTAGCCATCGGTTTTTTAATTCCTGCTCCTGCTACCGACAAACTGATAGCTATCAAAATTATAAATCAAGACTATTCTCTCTTCACGGGCATTGGGCTTACCTTGTTGTGGATTGCCGCCTTGTTGACCCTTTATACTGGCTATGATTATTGGCGCTCTGGCATCGCTTATGTTATTGATGAAGACGGAGATTCATGA
- a CDS encoding SDR family oxidoreductase: protein MTSATSEQRPVALITGAARRIGRAMALYMASNGWAVALHYNTSGDEATSLAQNITNNGGHAVAIQADLADSTAVDNLIPSAMRAFSTNTTNASGAVSCLINNASLFERDTLDDITPGLWQRHMDINLRAPVFLTQSFARHLPDSIEGDVINLIDQRVQRLTPLFYSYTLSKAGLWTATRTAAQALAPKIRVNAVAPGSTLPSSHQSDEHFQRLQESVPLQHGATVDELCQAVQFILSSPGMTGQMIILDGGQHLAWKMPDILTALE, encoded by the coding sequence ATGACCAGTGCTACCTCAGAACAACGCCCTGTAGCACTGATAACCGGCGCGGCGCGGCGTATCGGGCGAGCCATGGCTCTGTATATGGCCTCCAACGGTTGGGCCGTTGCCTTGCATTACAATACGTCCGGCGATGAGGCTACGTCTCTCGCACAAAACATTACAAATAACGGTGGACATGCTGTTGCTATACAGGCTGACCTTGCCGACTCAACTGCGGTAGACAATCTCATTCCCAGCGCCATGCGCGCTTTTAGCACCAATACCACAAACGCTTCGGGAGCCGTTTCATGCCTAATCAACAATGCCTCTCTGTTTGAACGTGACACGCTGGATGATATAACACCGGGGTTGTGGCAGCGCCATATGGATATTAATCTTCGAGCGCCGGTTTTTCTCACCCAGTCTTTTGCTCGCCACCTACCTGACAGCATAGAAGGTGATGTTATCAATCTAATTGACCAGAGAGTTCAGCGTCTAACCCCCCTATTTTACTCCTATACTCTCTCAAAAGCAGGGCTGTGGACCGCAACACGCACGGCAGCACAGGCTCTAGCGCCCAAGATTCGGGTTAATGCTGTAGCCCCTGGATCAACTCTGCCGAGTAGCCATCAAAGTGATGAGCATTTCCAGCGCCTTCAAGAATCTGTACCTTTGCAACACGGCGCAACAGTAGACGAACTCTGTCAGGCGGTACAGTTTATCCTTTCCTCTCCCGGTATGACAGGCCAAATGATCATTCTGGATGGGGGACAGCATCTGGCATGGAAAATGCCGGATATTCTAACCGCACTGGAATAA
- a CDS encoding YbjN domain-containing protein: protein MALDGMSIHNPLDMIEQLASGREWLSDRRGDAELILWLSGAQATHELNLYLGHNTGLSSRLSPSDALDLQAVCLLDLKISPDRNTEALTLLAHINARLWFGHFDLWIDDGVILFRYGLTIESGETGVRQCEALIQCSYEACETYTPAFHYLSHAEISAEQALAACMFETAGEA from the coding sequence ATGGCATTAGATGGCATGTCCATCCACAATCCTCTGGACATGATTGAGCAACTCGCATCAGGGCGGGAGTGGCTCAGTGATCGTCGAGGAGATGCCGAACTCATCTTATGGCTTTCTGGTGCGCAAGCCACTCATGAGTTAAATCTTTATCTCGGCCATAACACTGGCCTGTCGTCTCGGTTATCACCTTCTGATGCACTAGATCTACAAGCTGTCTGTCTGCTTGACCTGAAAATTTCTCCAGACCGTAATACAGAGGCGCTTACGTTGCTTGCTCATATCAATGCCCGGCTGTGGTTTGGGCATTTTGATTTATGGATAGATGACGGCGTTATTCTATTTCGCTATGGACTAACCATAGAGTCTGGCGAGACGGGCGTACGACAGTGCGAAGCCTTAATACAATGCTCGTATGAAGCGTGTGAAACTTATACCCCCGCGTTTCATTATTTGTCACATGCAGAGATAAGTGCCGAACAAGCTTTGGCGGCTTGCATGTTTGAGACAGCAGGAGAGGCTTAG
- the proC gene encoding pyrroline-5-carboxylate reductase gives MIEDLEAVLADFAGRPLVLVGAGRMGGAMLLGWLKNGLDPALVFVRDPSPSASIATEIAREGVSLNTSLDVLAVHRPAALVLSVKPQIMDEVVPSLAPLLASDTVVLSIVTGKSIATMETLLEAASHPPALVRAMPNIPASVGCAMTVVTANGRVSAAQRSLCSALLEAVGVVEWIEDEVLIEAVTALSGSGPAYVFLLAEAMADAGVDLGLEPEQAMRLARATLVGAGALMAESEAPASSLREGVTSPGGTTAAALSILMDAQGLKPLMARAMKAACDRARELGG, from the coding sequence GTGATAGAGGATTTGGAGGCTGTCCTTGCTGACTTTGCTGGACGGCCTTTGGTGTTGGTGGGTGCAGGCCGTATGGGGGGCGCTATGTTGTTGGGGTGGCTCAAGAATGGTCTAGACCCCGCTTTGGTGTTTGTCCGTGATCCATCACCATCTGCCTCTATTGCAACAGAAATTGCTCGTGAAGGGGTCTCCCTAAACACGAGTCTTGATGTTTTGGCTGTGCATCGACCAGCAGCTCTTGTGTTGTCAGTCAAGCCACAGATTATGGATGAAGTTGTACCATCTCTGGCACCTTTGTTGGCGAGCGATACAGTTGTGCTTTCGATTGTGACCGGTAAGAGTATTGCTACAATGGAGACATTGTTAGAGGCAGCCTCTCACCCTCCTGCCCTTGTGCGGGCAATGCCCAATATACCAGCGTCCGTCGGGTGTGCCATGACGGTTGTTACCGCCAATGGGCGAGTGAGCGCTGCCCAGCGGAGCTTGTGCTCGGCTTTGTTGGAAGCTGTGGGTGTGGTTGAGTGGATTGAGGATGAAGTGTTGATAGAGGCTGTAACGGCACTATCTGGTAGTGGTCCGGCTTATGTGTTTTTGTTGGCGGAGGCTATGGCTGATGCGGGGGTGGATTTGGGGTTGGAGCCGGAACAAGCAATGCGGTTAGCTCGTGCGACACTTGTCGGAGCAGGTGCTTTGATGGCTGAGAGTGAGGCACCGGCGTCATCTTTACGGGAAGGAGTAACCTCTCCTGGCGGCACGACGGCAGCAGCATTATCTATATTGATGGATGCCCAAGGACTTAAACCTCTTATGGCTCGCGCCATGAAGGCCGCCTGTGATCGCGCTCGGGAGTTAGGTGGATAA